GACAGAGTGTGAATACTTACGCAGAGTGATGTGTGTGATGACACAGCCAAATATAAACGATGTCAGAAATGACAGGGAGATAATGAAGCTGTAGAAAAAGCGGTAATTGCGTTTGCCCACACAGTTCCCAACCCACGGGCAGTGGTGATCAAATCGCTCTGAGGGCAGAAAAGTGAACATGCCAGAGATTAGAGGCAGGATTTTATAAGGTATAACATTAATAAGGCAAAGTATCTAACACACTGCGCTTTGTATTCAATTATTCAGATCagtgaaactgagaaaaaagaCCAGAGGTTTCCTTAAACAATCTGTAACACGGGGATCAGAGTCATAATCATGACCACTGTAGAATTATTGGACAAAGGACAATATAAACTAAAATGCCCTGCTCTGACATGCGAAGAAATAGCACAATGTAAACATCCTGCAAACTGCAAGATTTGTGAGAGCTCACTTTGAAAAGAGGTGCTCAAGTTATAAATATactgtgaattttattttagtAGTGGTGACGACCTCAGTTGACTGATGCGAGATCTTAGTCAGAGTTTTGTTTTGTAGTTTATCTGTTTCATCGTGTTAGATTCTGGATGGTGGACTGCATGAGGCAAAATTAATTACAAACCCTCCTGCTGATCACGCATCGCATGTTCCCCTTGGCTTAGTATTAAGTTGTTACGTTTAATTAGATTGGCTGGAATAAGTGGTAACTTCACAACACATCCTTACCCACACAGTTGTCACACAGGCTGCAGTGGGAGGTTCGAGGAGGCCGGAACATTTTACAAGTGAAGCAGTATTTGAGCTTTACCACCTGCTGGTTGATGAGGATCTCCTTGGTTCGCGGAGGGGGGCGATATGTAGAGGATCCTGAGGTATCTTAAAATAGAGGAGCACGAGCAGAGAGACTCACACATTTGATCCAAGCAGTTCACACGAAAAGAAATCAGATGTTAGAATCTGGGgcaaataaatgcaaacaatGTTATGTCTGGTATTTGAGCCATGTAAGTTAGAATAAAGCTGCTTAGGTGTTGGTCTGAAGTTCAAGACGAAAATGTCCCTCAAAAATCCCCCTTATGGCAAAGCTCCTTTGCCCCATCTGTCCCACAGCTAGCATGCAATTCCTGGGTGCAGCTTTTACCTATCTGCTTCTCTATGTCTGCAGCCTCATCCGGGGTGGCCCTGGGCAGGATGCCTGGGTCTATGAAGCTGGTTCTCAGCAGGGAGAtgaccacaaacacaaaaagcacCGCAGCGATCACAGGTATGAAGACGGTCAGATGCTGCACCAGGAACGGGCAACtgcaaaaagaaagagattaaACTCCTGTCACGATCTTGATAAGAGGTTAATGCATAGGGCACATCCATGTTAGCAAGGGCACTACTCACTCGAATGCGAAGAAAAGGCCACAGGTGACGACAATAAGGCCCAGTGTCAGAGGAAGGACACCGCTCTGTCTGGCCAGGATGATCCGTCCGTCGCAGTAGAACCGGTTCTTCCCGGGGAACGCTTCCCATTTCCTCCGCGGCCGCTGAGCCTTCTTCTCCGTGTGGGTCTGCGCCGACGAGGGCGACACCGCCAGAGCCCGCGGGTCGATCTGCTGGTACTCGCAGTTCTTCATGGTGTAAACAGTGTCCACCTGGCTGGGGGATGGCTGaaggcacacagacacacactcactcactcacctaACGCTGcctctctctcgttctccaCAGACTCGCTCTCAGTTCACTACATCTGCAGCGTGTCCTGCTCGGGTTAGCGCTCAGCTGTCCATCCTGGAAGCCAACGCGGGCTAAGCTAGCTAGCAAACCAGCAACAGCATTCTCCGTAGTTGACTTTAACGAGCTGAATCAAATCCCGAGTTGTCTCGGGGTTAACTACCATGTTTGGTAGTTGAAACAAAGTCCGTCATCACCATGAATTGTCACTGAGGTGGATTAACTCGCCTTTGTTTGGAGGTTTCGTCAGAGAAGCGACTTTAAGCCTCTTGCGGCAGTTCACGTTTCCTTTTTCTCTCGTACGTCAGGCGACCTACGTCAGGCTGACGTCACCGCGCAGGACTCACCGCTGATTTGTAAACGAGTCAAACTCACCGGCTATAAAAGGAACTGATTTGAAGTTCAGCGCCGAACCTTCCCACATCACTGAAGGACAAACCACGTAAACACACATAATTCAATGCAAACAAGCGGAACACGTTCATGCTGTTGTTCAGTAGCTGGGACACTGATCTCATGTCTTCACTAGTTCGTTTTTCCCCCCGTGAGATTTAACAACATGCTAGAGATTCCATTCTACaattacaaataaacacatgggATATTTTATAGGCTGGTACTTTACAGATACCCAGGGGCTCCAACACCaatataatttgattaattaataGACTATCCTCATTGGCTCAGAGAAATCTGGGATTCGTCTCCCACTGATGCTGCAATCTTTGTCAACATGTGACCTTGGCTAGATAGAGAAATTACTCAAATCTGATCAAGTCTTTTTATAAACTCCTTGTTTAACAGTTAAAGTTGGTTGTTCACAGTGTAATAGTGTGAGATAATTTCACCAAGTAAAAAACCATCCTGGGTGTGTGACTGCAAGGTATCTGCCATCACAATTGTGAGATGCTTCTTTTTGAGCTCATAAGTTGGTAGATACATAACAGGGGGATGTATTACAATTTACATTAGGGTAAGTAAAATCATAGCTGCCATTCAGACACACATTGAGTGTTTTTCTCGATTTTATTACATGCTAGTTTGGAAACTAGGTACAGTACAAATCACAAAGTCGTCtatttcaaattatattttttgggTGTCGTTTCGCCACACAAAATCACAGAAGCACTTTTAGGGGCACCAGTGTTTTTCATGACAAAAAGCAACCTCTAATAGGTTCAAATGAAGGGTAACTCCAGAGAGGAAGTCAGTGCCTGTTATCGAGAAGTAAAGGATCTCATATGGAAGTTAACCACAGGAGAAGTGAGAAGTGTTTACTCAGTGTGGAAatgagtgtttaaaaaaaaaaaacacgccatAAATAAGTACATGCTaataatttcaattaaattttgttttgatttttcacattaagtttaatttcaaatttattttcagtGCATCAGTGGCAACAAATGTTCTTTACAACACAACATAGAAATTtcacatgaatgaaaataaaactaaactgagGAAAATTCTACAACCacaaattttttatttttttgattcACATCCAAAAGTCCCAAACTATAACTTGGAATAATTATTCCAAACATGCAGTGCAATATTAAACAGAGTCAATAAAATCTGCTTCAGCAGAAAACTGAATTCGTTTCAAGTACAACCAAAGTATTCCCAGGATTTACAACCAAAAGTTCTCAAACAACTTCAGACACATTTGATCAAGATGTGCAAATCGATTTTCTTTTACGTCTGCATGAATAAATctgcattaaaaatgtaattgtgtcAGTAAGTTCCACGTAGGACTGggcaacataaacataaatgagGTAAAGCgttttgggttttttctttgctttggaTTTACTTACAGTAATTGTATTATTCTTTTAATAAACATGACAACTAAATCTTGCTCTTGTGTGTTCTTTTATGTTAATGATAATCTCCATATAATGCAATAAGGTACAGAACAATTCAACAATTACTGACATAAAAATGACAATGGATGATGGTatactgtaaaaacacatgtgTTGACGATAAAAACCCAGTCCTACACAGAAATATTGCATTTAAAGCTCAGAGtaatgtcaaaggtcaagtcCATGGCAAGAAGTTACAATGCAGTGCGAGCCCCAGCACCCAGTAAGAGAGGAAGTATCCCAGGATGCTCTGTGTGGTGGGAGAGCAGGATTTAAAATGTGGCAGCAGTGCAATGATGGGGTTCTGAGTTGTATGTTTGCATCCGTTTCTGGAATGTGTCTGTAGATGCACATTTGGGTTGGACGTTTTTCTTCGATGAAGAAGTGGCTCATTGAGGAGGAGCAGATGAGCACTTATCCAGAATGGCACGGGAGACGACGAGGCCATGAACCTGGTCAGAACCTAGACATAGAAAGTAAAAAACTGGAATGAGTGGAAATCAACAGGTTGCTTCTCACATCTGGACGATTTAAATATTCCGCAATTAGGTGATTGTATAATTTACTCACCTGCACGTGCATGCACAATGTTCCGAACACCAGGAGCACAGTCGAATGCACaatatacacaaacactctgGGGTTAAACATTCCCGGTGGGGGTTTGTCGAGCCCTTTGGTTCCACCCATCTCCCAAAGTCCAAGTCTCAGACACAGTTCTGGATTAGCAAGAAAATATGCATAAACTGCCATTATGCCGAGGGTAGCCATAGGTAGAGCCAGAATAAAGTTAGGTATCTGCTTGAGCTCAAAGTAACGGAGGAAACCCACGTCCCAATACACGTCCTGGATGTGAGAGTAAAGTAAGGGGAGGGGTCTCATGCACCACAGGGGCGGCGGACCATTTTCGTCTGGAACCCGGTAGCCCTTCCGTTCAGCCAATGAGATAAGGGCTGGAGGGATCCGCTCCAGGGAGGTGGAGGGTGTGCAAAACGTCCTATACCCATAGTACTGGAATGCACAGAAGGGAAGGGCAATAATCGCAGTTCCCAAGAGGGAGGTGAGCAGAAGACGAATGATGACCCAGATGTAGTGGAAGACTTTAACGTGGCCCTTTAACGTAGTACGATATAAACGAATCTGAGAGATGGCGTGCAGTGATGGTAGATACAGTAGAAACCCAATATTGACGAGTCCGTTGGATCGTGCTGCAGTGGCTATACTGAGGGCCAAGCAGGCCCTGAAGGTGAACCCTTTCTCCAGGAGGAAGAGACCGCCAAACGTGAGGGCGGCAAACAGGCTCTCTGAATAACCAGCTGTCATGAAGACATTGGCAGGAGTGATGCAATAGAGAAGGCTGGAGAGCAGGGCGAGGCGTCTGTCCTGCAGGACTATCCTGCTGAGCGCGTACAGGGCGACCACGCTCAGCAGGAAGAGGGCACTGTTCCCCAGGGCCACGGCCACCAGCAGACGGCCCCGCACACTCAGCCAGCCGCTCAGGGGCCACAGCAGTGTCTCTGCCAGGCCACGGAGGACGACGGggaagagggggaagaaagCAAAGTTGTGCTCATAGAGGTATCCTCTCTCTGCGATGAAGAGGTAGTGCTCTGCGTCCCAGTGGGAGAGGCCACCCAGTAACCAGTCCACTGTAGAGTCCAGGTACAGAGGCTCCTCTGTCCGCGGGGGCGTGAACGCATCAGCTTCATGGTCAGGGATGGCTGCGTTCAAGACCGCCTGGGGGAAAACAAAGCACGGTTAGAATAAATCTTGCTCTAATAAACACAGAGTAGCAGGTGTAATGTCACTTGTTTGTCTAGTCATCACACACATGGTGCTGTGTACTAGCTGCCACACATAAATAAAGAATTACAAAGATTCAAACATTG
This region of Paralichthys olivaceus isolate ysfri-2021 chromosome 13, ASM2471397v2, whole genome shotgun sequence genomic DNA includes:
- the zdhhc18a gene encoding palmitoyltransferase ZDHHC18a isoform X2, with amino-acid sequence MKNCEYQQIDPRALAVSPSSAQTHTEKKAQRPRRKWEAFPGKNRFYCDGRIILARQSGVLPLTLGLIVVTCGLFFAFDCPFLVQHLTVFIPVIAAVLFVFVVISLLRTSFIDPGILPRATPDEAADIEKQIDTSGSSTYRPPPRTKEILINQQVVKLKYCFTCKMFRPPRTSHCSLCDNCVERFDHHCPWVGNCVGKRNYRFFYSFIISLSFLTSFIFGCVITHITLRSQAGKSIVQAIQESPGSVVELVICFFSIWSILGLSGFHTYLVASNLTTNEDIKGSWSSKRGAEDSGNPYSYNSIVTNCCATLCGPLPPSLIDRRGFLPPDEAISAASEIELPLFTAKNDAHMEENCQDFSLSCKA
- the pigv gene encoding palmitoyltransferase ZDHHC18-A; this translates as MDVRAVLEFATVTRGLSLFLQAVLNAAIPDHEADAFTPPRTEEPLYLDSTVDWLLGGLSHWDAEHYLFIAERGYLYEHNFAFFPLFPVVLRGLAETLLWPLSGWLSVRGRLLVAVALGNSALFLLSVVALYALSRIVLQDRRLALLSSLLYCITPANVFMTAGYSESLFAALTFGGLFLLEKGFTFRACLALSIATAARSNGLVNIGFLLYLPSLHAISQIRLYRTTLKGHVKVFHYIWVIIRLLLTSLLGTAIIALPFCAFQYYGYRTFCTPSTSLERIPPALISLAERKGYRVPDENGPPPLWCMRPLPLLYSHIQDVYWDVGFLRYFELKQIPNFILALPMATLGIMAVYAYFLANPELCLRLGLWEMGGTKGLDKPPPGMFNPRVFVYIVHSTVLLVFGTLCMHVQVLTRFMASSSPVPFWISAHLLLLNEPLLHRRKTSNPNVHLQTHSRNGCKHTTQNPIIALLPHFKSCSPTTQSILGYFLSYWVLGLALHCNFLPWT